GGtcttaaacttgatatgtctaaggcctttgatagaGTAGAATGGTCCTTCCTTATTGCTGTTCTTAAAAGATTTGTCTTTTCTGACCATTGGTGCAAACTTATTTTCCAATGCATAAGCACTACTAGCATATCTATACTTTTGAATGGCTCCCCTTGTAATTCCTTTTCTCCTACTAGAGGATTAAGGCAGGGAGATCCCTTATCTCCCTACCTGTTTATTCTGTGTATGGAAGCTTTTTCTAGGTACCTCATTCATGCTGAAAATTCAAACCTTATCCATGGTTTGAAAGTCACCAATGATGCTCCTAGTATCTCCCATCTCCTTTTTGCAGACGATTGTTTGCTTTTCACTAAAGCAACACACAGTGAGTCAAACAATCTTATGTCTTTGATCAAAGATTTTAGTAGTATATCTGGTCAAATGataaattttgagaaatatgCATGTTTTTTCAGTAAAAATGTGCTTCCTGATCATTGTGTGTCGCTTATTAGATCTATGAATGTTAGGAAAATTGAATTATATGAAAAATACCTTGGCATTCCACTCTTTCTTACCAGAAATAGAACTGAGTCTATGTCCCATTTAAACACTCATCATGACTCTAGAGTGTCTAATTGGAAAGGTAAACATTTAGCACAATCAGGTAGATCTATTCTTGTGCAGCACACTCTTAAAACTTCCTCTAACTATCACATGAACTCTTTTCTTCTTCCTGACACTATTATTAATAAAATGGAAAAGTCCCAAAGAGACTTCTGGTGGGGGAAAAATGGTCATGGGGGATACTATTTTAAGAAATGGGAAAAAAATTGTATGCATAAATTACAGGGTGGTCTAGGCTTTAGAAACTTGAAAAAAATGAATCTAGCCCTTTTGACTAAAACAACTTGGCTTCTTATTCACTGTCCTAATGAGTTGTGGGTTCAAATTTAGAAGTGTAAGTATTTCAAAAACTGCCATCCTCTTCGTTACAATAAACCTTAGAGTTGTTCTTGGGTGTGGTCTAGTATTTTCCATGGCTTAGATATTCTGAAACAACATGCTCACTGGGATATTAGAGATGGCAATTATGTCAATGCTTTTTCTGATAACTGGATTTTAAATCCAACTTATCCTCTCTGCATAAGCCAACCTAATCCTAATTACAAAGTTTCTGAATTCATTAGGCATGATTCTAGAACTTGGAATACTCCCTTAGTTCAGGCTTTCTTTACTAGGAAAAATAGTCAGAAAATCTGTAACATGCGCATACCAATTTCTGGTAAGGATGTTCTAGTTTGGCCTTATGCCAAGAATGGTATACTGAAAGTCAAATCTGTTTACAAATTACTTGCTTTAGAACTACCACATAACTTCGTTCAGAACCATGATATTGATACTTATAAGGCACTTTGGAAATCCTCATTGTTTCCCAGAACTCAGTTGTTCCTTTGGAAGTGTATTGAAAGGATCCTCCCTACTGGCAGCAAACTTGCCAGATACAATAACACTCACAATGATAGGTGTAGTTTGTGTAACTTGAATGCTAGTGAAACTCCTGAACATATGTTACTACACTGTTCTTATGCTAAAAATGTTTGGTCTCATATCCATGTTACTAGTCAATTTGTTTCGCAGGACTTTGACACTAATATAAGTGTTAAAGATTGGATAACCAAATGGTTTACTTCAAGTCAGCTGCAACCTCATTCAGATGTAGTCTTGACAACAGCGTGCAACATAAGGAAAGATAGATGTGCTAAAGTCTTTGAAAATGATTCTCTAAATCCAATGGCTACAGCTAAAACTGCTATTAAAATAGCTTCTGAAACTGCTGGCTTATTAGTTTCTTCTTCCATGCCTAACACTGTCAATTCTGATGCACCTGATAATGATTCTAATTTTCTGCAAAATACTCTCCACAACAGTATAGTCATATTCTGTGATGCCTCTTTTGACAAGTATACTAATAAATCTGGTATTGGGATTGTTGCATTCAATTCAACAGGTACTTTCAGAGGATGCAAACTAGTTTCGGGGTATGCTGCGAGTCCAGAGGGAGCTGAAAGTGCTGCACTACTTGAAACTGCAAAATGGATCAGAGAGAACGTTGATGATGTTTATTTAGTTAGTGATGCCAAAACTGTAATGGCCTATCTTAATAATTGCAGGGGTCAAACTAGTTGGTCCTCTTGCAGCTTTTTAAaggattgtttatttttattaaaagatGTTAATATTATTCAGTTTAAACATCTAAAAAGAGATTGAAATAGAGCAGCAGACACTGCTGCCAAATATAGTAGAGTTGGGAATGTAACAAGGGAGTGGGATGAGCTCAACTGTCCCTTCTTTCTTCAAACCTATGTAAACTCTCGGTAATCAATAAAGTTTTATTTtcctagaaagaaaaaaaagtagcTGCGTTAAATTCAAGTGATTAGGTGGGCAAATCCATCCGAAAGTCATTGACCGTAGAAGGCCGCACTTCGGCAACTCAAATAAGATCTAATACATCAATTCAGCTGGATGGAAGAAATTTTGCGTGCACACATGGTATATTGAGTCAATATTTGGCACTCTAAAAGTGTGGTGGCTGCCACCTATTATTAATTGCAAGGATTTCGACCACAATTATAGTATTATGTACATTACTCTTTGTAAGGTGTCAAAATAACAATCATGTTAAAGGGACGGCagattccattagaggggcggcgagtaataggacaaaaacggtcattacatggtaatttgAAGTGCCTCTTATCCAAAAAATactgaaaatgactaattaaTCCTTACATAGTTTAGTATTGATAATCTAATTTAGTATTAATGATTAATTTTCACTTATATTAAttctaaatcaaaacaaaataagattttagagtttaaaaaagattccatttttttacattttcagagctaattacggttggaattttgctcgtaaccaaccgtaaatcttagttacggttcgtaaaatatgaactaccaaccgtaactggttaaatttggggaaaactCAATCGTAAAacttgttacggttggtaactaaatgctcgagaCAAACCGTAACTTAGTTAcagttcgtaaactaaaatggttaccaaccatAACAATACTTACGGTTCATCTCGAATTTTAGTTACGAACCGTAATTGGTGACCTTTCTGAACTCTGGGTTCCAGGGTTATTTAAGGTTCGTAATTCTGGTATTGACATCAACCGTAATTTCACTTACGGTTGGAAAAAACGTAACTGaataaaattctcagatataagaacatacagttggtaatagttcaattaccaaccgtaacaacatcaaaatctccagttacggttcataattgagttaaaatcaaccgtaactcacataaaacaagaaatttgaatttgaattttcatttaaaaccc
Above is a genomic segment from Papaver somniferum cultivar HN1 chromosome 10, ASM357369v1, whole genome shotgun sequence containing:
- the LOC113316756 gene encoding uncharacterized protein LOC113316756; protein product: MFAHERSSNTRTTISEFPIIQQVIDSSDLSDLGYIGSQFTWSNKQSGINNIKARLDRDTVNGHWLHHYNNSKLFHIDAIGSDHLPILLVTNSNVHQGKNPYRYFKCWFKDPTCQQIIKDAYKTNLRGSHAFKTVNCLRNVKYELRKWNTNHYGNIDQKVHSLTDQLSILNNNPYSIQNNEAIMEVEQNLELAQKAQESFYAQQSRVDFIKSYDRNTSYYHTNVNRRRHFNHISSLKLSNGLWFEDKDILEDLLVTHFKNISTTTNPILNDNFLNCIDSCITNEDNDKLLSRITLDEIRNTIKQMAPWTVIDAFICITNEDNDKLLSRITLDEIRNTIKQMAPWTAAYVPGRDNQNNVVIAHEMVHTMKKKKDICGIMGLKLDMSKAFDRVEWSFLIAVLKRFVFSDHWCKLIFQCISTTSISILLNGSPCNSFSPTRGLRQGDPLSPYLFILCMEAFSRYLIHAENSNLIHGLKVTNDAPSISHLLFADDCLLFTKATHSESNNLMSLIKDFSSISGQMINFEKYACFFSKNVLPDHCVSLIRSMNVRKIELYEKYLGIPLFLTRNRTESMSHLNTHHDSRVSNWKDILKQHAHWDIRDGNYVNAFSDNWILNPTYPLCISQPNPNYKVSEFIRHDSRTWNTPLVQAFFTRKNSQKICNMRIPISGKDVLVWPYAKNGILKVKSVYKLLALELPHNFVQNHDIDTYKALWKSSLFPRTQLFLWKCIERILPTGSKLARYNNTHNDRCSLCNLNASETPEHMLLHCSYAKNVWSHIHVTSQFVSQDFDTNISVKDWITKWFTSSQLQPHSDVVLTTACNIRKDRCAKVFENDSLNPMATAKTAIKIASETAGLLVSSSMPNTVNSDAPDNDSNFLQNTLHNSIVIFCDASFDKYTNKSGIGIVAFNSTGTFRGCKLVSGYAASPEGAESAALLETAKWIRENVDDVYLVSDAKTVMAYLNNCRGQTSWSSCSFLKDCLFLLKDVNIIQFKHLKRD